Proteins encoded together in one Quercus lobata isolate SW786 chromosome 3, ValleyOak3.0 Primary Assembly, whole genome shotgun sequence window:
- the LOC115980758 gene encoding disease resistance protein At4g27190-like gives MNFLEKIGDKIFDCVFAALGRKLDYLIHYKSNFDNLEPQVKDLQEARGRVRRDCDVAKNNVQTIEAGVQTWLTRSDGIIAEAEEFIRNSGQAKMTCCNGWCPNLKSRYQVSKKAIEMGLKVKEIKDEGKFDRVGYHEPTQVVGTATSNTGYEAFESRMQTLTGVLEALKDPKINRIGVYGMGGVGKTMLAKEVVKEAQKDQLFDKYPFLVVSKDPVLKNIQREMAEQLDLKLEVESESVRGDQLCKRLKQEKKTLIIIDDIWKPLKLEDLGISFGDDQKGCKLLLTSRFYNVLCNDMDTQKQFQVGVLSENEARNLFENIVGDLAKTPEIQPNMLKIVKECSGLPIAITTVANTLKNEKDKHVWEDAVNLFKMSDSIKIDEMDEKVYKSIKWSYEFLKSNEAKSLWLLCSLHREDYNIKVEDLLKHGVGLSLFGNLDKIEDARHRVHTLVKKLKDSSLLLEGDYNGTVKMHDVIRDVAINIAAEERQMFMIRNTTDLQERLNRKDSCAISLPHIDDCDFPKRFECPKLHLFFMFDQEEALQIPISFFEGLKELRVLSISQIWFSQTWETLPSSLLVLEKLQTLCVVGNVKDVTIIGELKNLKILSLSLKNFDQLPKEIGHLTHLQLLDLEECSDLKVIPPSVLSNMKILQELYLPSTVEWEVEEQSTERSNAMVSELDNLYHLIMLHIRIQNYQVLPKAMVFERLVSYRIAIGSYLYRKEMLEASRILKLNISLQSDDGYKVLLRKCEALFLGEMKGVKNILYELDSEGFQSLKHLTVEDNDEIQYIIKSTGVLGSVFPILESINLSNVINLERICYTQLPAESFCNLRVVKVSECRNLEFVFSSSMVGCFSHLQEMEIDDCEKMSEIIAIERKEEIEVNRDDNIMFAQLRSLTMSKLLKLKGFFSDDEYLVLFNRKVVFPNLEELEIEGMDSMKMIWPDQLILDPQGIITFGKLRTIKIEGCSSLKSVFPTSVVKALMQLEKLEIRDCATVEEIIAKEEGIETTTLFVFPRLFSLILESLPELKSFYPGKHTSEWPLLKRLDIYECDKLKIFGSNKESVEETNGLDHDVSVIQQRFFFSEKVVFPNLEELGIGGMDSMKMIWPDQLILDPQGIITFGKLRTIKIEGCSSLKSVFPTSVVKALMQLEKLEITDCATVEEIIAKEEGIETTTLFVFPRLFFLELGRLPELKSFYPGKYTSEWPLLRQLDIYECDKLKIFGSNKESVEETNGLDHDVSVIQQRFLFSEKDKFPNLEILLLDEGDAMNETCGGPSAEFCCNLKELWLYGNGEIPNVEAPIARAGVSDIRILKIIAPFSSTSFHNLKKFQNSRATPNY, from the exons TCCTAACTTGAAGTCCCGTTATCAAGTGAGCAAGAAAGCAATTGAGATGGGATTGAAAGTCAAGGAAATCAAGGACGAGGGAAAGTTCGATAGAGTTGGCTATCATGAGCCTACACAAGTGGTAGGGACTGCTACATCGAATACAGGGTATGAGGCCTTTGAATCAAGAATGCAAACATTAACTGGAGTTCTTGAAGCGCTCAAAGATCCTAAGATCAATAGGATTGGGGTTTACGGTATGGGAGGTGTGGGCAAAACCATGCTAGCCAAAGAAGTTGTAAAAGAAGCTCAGAAAGACCAGTTGTTTGACAAGTACCCTTTTTTAGTTGTATCCAAAGATCCAGTCTTGAAAAATATTCAAAGGGAAATGGCGGAGCAATTAGATCTAAAGCTTGAGGTGGAGAGTGAATCTGTAAGAGGAGATCAACTATGTAAGCGATTGAAACAAGAGAAGAAGACCCTTATAATTATAGATGACATTTGGAAGCCCTTGAAATTGGAAGATCTTGGGATTTCCTTTGGAGATGATCAGAAGGGGTGCAAATTATTGTTGACGTCAAGATTTTATAATGTTCTGTGCAATGATATGGATACCCAAAAGCAGTTCCAAGTTGGAGTTTTATCTGAGAATGAAGCGAGAAACTTGTTTGAGAACATAGTTGGTGATTTAGCTAAAACGCCTGAAATCCaaccaaatatgcttaaaattGTCAAAGAATGTTCTGGATTACCAATTGCCATAACAACAGTTGCAAATACcttgaaaaatgagaaagataAACATGTTTGGGAGGATGCAGTCAACTTGTTCAAAATGTCTGACTCAATAAAGATCGATGAAATGGATGAAAAGGTGTACAAGAGTATAAAGTGGAGTTACGAGTTTTTGAAAAGTAATGAAGCAAAGTCATTGTGGTTGCTTTGTAGTCTACATAGAGAGGATTACAACATAAAAGTAGAAGACTTGTTAAAACATGGTGTGGGTTTGAGCTTGTTTGGTAACCTCGATAAAATAGAGGATGCAAGACATAGGGTGCACACATTGGTTAAAAAACTCAAAGATTCTAGCTTGTTGTTGGAAGGTGATTACAATGGTACAGTCAAAATGCATGATGTAATTCGTGATGTTGCAATTAATATTGCAGCTGAAGAAAGGCAGATGTTTATGATAAGAAATACTACTGACTTGCAAGAACGTTTAAATCGTAAAGATTCATGTGCAATTTCATTGCCTCACATTGATGATTGTGACTTTCCTAAAAGGTTTGAatgtccaaaacttcatttattttttatgttcgaTCAAGAAGAGGCTTTGCAAATTCCAATCTCATTTTTTGAAGGGTTGAAAGAGCTCAGAGTTTTAAGCATATCTCAAATATGGTTTTCTCAAACATGGGAGACACTTCCTTCATCACTTTTGGTACTTGAAAAACTCCAAACATTGTGTGTAGTCGGTAACGTGAAAGATGTAACAATAATTGGGGAACTGaagaatttgaaaattcttagcctttcattgaaaaattttgatcAATTACCAAAAGAAATAGGGCATTTAACTCACCTTCAATTGCTAGATTTGGAAGAATGTTCCGATCTTAAAGTCATTCCACCCAGTGTGTTATCTAATATGAAGATTTTACAAGAATTATACCTACCGAGCACCGTTGAATGGGAGGTTGAAGAACAAAGCACAGAAAGAAGTAATGCTATGGTCTCAGAATTGGACAATTTGTATCACCTGATCATGTTACACATACGTATTCAGAATTACCAGGTTTTACCAAAAGCCATGGTTTTTGAAAGGTTGGTAAGCTATAGAATAGCCATAGGCAGTTACCTGTACAGAAAAGAAATGTTAGAAGCTTCAAGAATTTTAAAGCTCAATATAAGCCTTCAATCTGACGATGGGTATAAAGTATTATTGAGGAAATGTGAAGCTCTCTTTTTGGGTGAAATGAAGGGTGTCAAAAATATTCTTTACGAATTAGATTCGGAAGGTTTTCAAAGTTTGAAGCATCTCACAGTTGAAGACAATGACGAGATTCAGTATATTATCAAGTCTACGGGGGTTCTCGGTTCTGTCTTTCCTATCTTGGAGTCAATTAATCTAAGCAATGTGATCAATTTGGAACGGATATGCTACACTCAACTTCCAGCGGAGTCTTTTTGTAACTTGCGAGTGGTAAAAGTGAGTGAATGTCGTAATTTGGAATTTGTCTTTTCCTCATCTATGGTTGGATGCTTTTCACACCTCCAAGAAATGGAGATAGATGATTGTGAGAAAATGAGCGAAATAATTGcgatagaaagaaaagaagaaatagaggTCAATCGTGACGACAACATTATGTTCGCACAACTTCGTTCTCTCACTATGAGCAAATTACTAAAGTTGAAGGGCTTCTTTTCTGATGATGAATATCTTGTGCTTTTCAACAGAAAG GTTGTCTTTCCAAACTTGGAGGAATTGGAAATAGAGGGGATGGATAGCATGAAGATGATTTGGCCTGACCAACTCATTTTAGATCCTCAAGGAATAATCACCTTTGGGAAATTACGTACCATAAAAATTGAGGGTTGTTCCAGTCTAAAAAGTGTTTTTCCAACATCTGTGGTGAAGGCCCTTATGCAACTTGAGAAGCTAGAGATAAGGGATTGTGCAACAGTGGAGGAAATCATagcaaaagaagaaggaatagAGACAACCACTTTGTTTGTATTCCCACGGTTATTCTCTCTAATTCTTGAAAGTTTGCCTGAGCTCAAGAGTTTTTATCCAGGAAAGCATACTTCAGAGTGGCCGTTGTTGAAACGGTTGGACATTTATGAATGCgacaaattgaaaatatttggtTCCAATAAGGAAAgcgtcgaagaaacaaatgggCTGGACCATGATGTTAGTGTAATTCAACAACGCTTCTTTTTCAGTGAAAAG GTTGTCTTTCCAAACTTGGAGGAATTGGGAATAGGGGGGATGGATAGCATGAAGATGATTTGGCCTGACCAACTCATTTTAGATCCTCAAGGAATAATCACCTTTGGGAAATTACGTACCATAAAAATTGAGGGTTGTTCCAGTCTAAAAAGTGTTTTTCCAACATCTGTGGTGAAGGCCCTTATGCAACTTGAGAAGCTAGAGATAACGGATTGTGCAACAGTGGAGGAAATCATagcaaaagaagaaggaatagAGACAACCACTTTGTTTGTATTCCCACGGTTATTCTTTCTAGAACTTGGAAGATTGCCTGAGCTCAAGAGTTTTTATCCAGGAAAGTATACTTCAGAGTGGCCGTTGTTGAGACAGTTGGACATTTATGAATGCgacaaattgaaaatatttggtTCCAATAAGGAAAgcgtcgaagaaacaaatgggCTGGACCATGATGTTAGTGTAATTCAACAACGCTTCCTTTTCAGTGAAAAG GATAAATTCCCGAACTTGGAAATATTGTTATTGGATGAGGGCGATGCCATGAATGAGACATGTGGCGGACCGTCAGCAGAATTCTGTTGCAACCTAAAAGAGCTGTGGTTGTACGGAAACGGTGAAATTCCAAATGTAGAGGCTCCAATTGCAAGAGCAGGAGTATCAGATATTCGCATATTAAAGATTATTGCGCCATTCTCATCCACATCTTTCCACAACTTAAAGAAATT CCAGAACTCTCGTGCAACTCCAAACTATTGA